In Acidobacteriota bacterium, the genomic window TTTCCCTGGGGCTCAGACGCTCCGCGAGGAGGCGCACGAATCCCTCCGCGAGGACCTGTCCGAACTCCTTGGTGAAGGGGATCTCCAGAAGGACCTGAACGCCCAGGTGAGCCACGATGTCCCGCTTCTGGGAGAGGGTCTGGATGAGCTGGGGCGCCCGCTCGGGATAGAGAACCTTGAGGGGGTGGGGCTCGAAAGTGACGACCACGCTGGTTCCGCCCTCCTCCCTCGCGCGGGAGATGACCTTTCTGAGAATGCGCTTGTGGCCCCTGTGCAGGCCGTCGAAGTTCCCGATGGTGAGGATCACCGGATCGGTGAGCGGCGGGATTCGGTCGAGGTCGGTGAGCAGAATCATGCGAGCCTCATGACGAGAATGGAGAGTACACCCGCGAGAGCGCCCGCCGCCAGGTCGTCCGCGAGGACGCCCAGGGCTCCGGGGAGGCGCTCCAGCCGGTTCACGGGGTAGGGCTTGAGAATGTCCAGGAGGCGGAAGAGGGCAAAGGCCACCAAGAGGCAGGTGAAATCGGGTTCGAGGAAGCAGAGCGCGGTCAGCATCCCGGCCACCTCGTCCACGATGACGAACCCGGGGTCCGCCTTGCCCGAAGCCTTCAGGACCGGAGGGATGGCGAGGAGGGAGAGGGCGCAGAAGAGGATCGTCTCCCCCAGGGCGAGCGACCAGCTCCATTCGGCCGGCATCAGGAAGGCGGGCAGGTACAGAAAGAGGCCCGCCGCCGAGCCCAGGGTCCCCGGCATGCGGGGCGAGTATCCGAGGCCCATGAAGGTGGCGATGGCCTGGGCCCACAAGGGACCGTTCTTGAGGCGCGGGCGATCAGGCGGGGCCAAGGATCTCTCCCACGAGGTCGTAGGGGTGGGCTTCGGTGATCTTCACCCGGGCGAAGGATCCCGGAGAAGCGAACCCGTCGTTGAGGAGGACCCGGCCGTCGATGTCGGGCGCCTGCGTGGCGAGGCGCCCTTCGAGGAGGTGCTCCGATTCTTCCGAGACGCCTTCCACGAGGACCGTCTCCACGCGGCCCACCCGGGCGCGGTTCTTCTCCCAGGAGACGGCCTGCTGGATTTCCAGAAGCCGCTCCTGGCGGCGGACCTTGGTCCGCTGGTCCACCGGGTCCCCCAGGCGGAAGGCGGGGGTCCCGTCCTCCCGCGAGTAGGTGAACACGCCGACGTGGTCCAGGCGGGCTTCGGCCACGAAGTCGGCGAGGGCACGAAAGTGCTCCCGCCTCTCGCCCGGGAACCCCACGATGAAGGTGGAGCGGATGGCGAGGCCCGGGACCGTGCGGCGGGCGCGCTCGATGGTCCGGAGGAAGGACTCCCCGCCTCCTCCGCGCTTCATGGCCTTGAGCACGTCGGGGTGGGCGTGCTGGAGGGGGAGATCCAGGTAGGGCACGACCCGTGGGGATGCGGCCATGGCCTCCAGGAGCCCGCGCCCGAAGTGGTTCGGGTAGGCGTAGAGAAAACGGATCCAGGGCGCTTCGGTTCGGTCGTTCAGGGCCCGCAGGAGGGCCGCAAGCCCATCCTTGAGGCCCAGGTCCCGGCCGTAGTCCGTCGTGTCCTGGGCCACCAGGATCACCTCGCGCACGCCGCGGGAGGCGAGGTCGGCCACCTCCGCCACCACGTCTTCCACGGGCCGGGAGTGGAGGCGGCCCCGGAAGGAGGGGATGGGACAGAAAGAGCAGGGGTTGTCACAGCCCTCGGCGATCTTCACGTAAGCCAGGTGGGGAGCGGTGGCGAGGACGCGAGGGGAGAGGCCGTCGTAAAGGGGGATCTCCTGTCGCACGGCGGCGTCGGGACGCTCCTGGGAGAGCAGTCGGGCGGCCTGGGCGGCGGCGCTGAGGGGAATGAAGCCGTCGATCTCGGGG contains:
- the rimO gene encoding 30S ribosomal protein S12 methylthiotransferase RimO — its product is MRVCMVQLGCPKNWVDGEWMLGQIRQAGLEISADPDAETVIVNTCGFIDAAKEESIRAILEVAERKRQGRVKRLIVAGCLVQRYKEELRAAIPEIDGFIPLSAAAQAARLLSQERPDAAVRQEIPLYDGLSPRVLATAPHLAYVKIAEGCDNPCSFCPIPSFRGRLHSRPVEDVVAEVADLASRGVREVILVAQDTTDYGRDLGLKDGLAALLRALNDRTEAPWIRFLYAYPNHFGRGLLEAMAASPRVVPYLDLPLQHAHPDVLKAMKRGGGGESFLRTIERARRTVPGLAIRSTFIVGFPGERREHFRALADFVAEARLDHVGVFTYSREDGTPAFRLGDPVDQRTKVRRQERLLEIQQAVSWEKNRARVGRVETVLVEGVSEESEHLLEGRLATQAPDIDGRVLLNDGFASPGSFARVKITEAHPYDLVGEILGPA
- a CDS encoding phosphatidylglycerophosphatase A, with translation MAPPDRPRLKNGPLWAQAIATFMGLGYSPRMPGTLGSAAGLFLYLPAFLMPAEWSWSLALGETILFCALSLLAIPPVLKASGKADPGFVIVDEVAGMLTALCFLEPDFTCLLVAFALFRLLDILKPYPVNRLERLPGALGVLADDLAAGALAGVLSILVMRLA